From a region of the Mycobacterium intracellulare ATCC 13950 genome:
- a CDS encoding thiolase family protein, with protein MPEAVIVSALRTPIGTARKGTLRDTSAFDLAHHVVTEAAADLDPAQVDDVILGEGLYGGGVLARHAALTAGLTQVPGLANNRHCAAGQAAVQSAAASVRAGMDQLVIAGGVNSASTSPRSRMQVDGDWVDWFPPTHPDRPDAPNMDMSITVGWNAAVKAGVTREEMDAWALRSHRNAIAAIDEGRFKEEIVPIDTPHGLFSVDEHPRRDTSMEKLAALKPLHPEIEGFSITAGNACGANDGAAALTIASDRLGLPALATIRSWASVGVDPAITGLAPVEAIPKALGRAGLSVADVNLFEINEAFAAMCVATIKLLDLDPEKVNVSGSGCSLGHPVAATGARMLVTLVHELRRRGGGIGVAAMCAGGGMGSATVIEVAAP; from the coding sequence GTGCCTGAAGCCGTCATCGTGTCCGCCCTGCGCACCCCCATCGGCACGGCCCGCAAGGGGACCCTGCGCGACACCAGCGCGTTCGATCTGGCGCACCACGTCGTCACCGAAGCGGCAGCGGATCTCGACCCGGCGCAGGTCGACGACGTGATCCTGGGCGAAGGCCTCTACGGCGGCGGTGTGCTGGCGCGCCACGCGGCCCTCACCGCGGGCCTGACCCAGGTGCCCGGCTTGGCCAACAATCGCCACTGCGCGGCGGGCCAGGCGGCCGTGCAGAGCGCGGCGGCGAGCGTGCGCGCGGGAATGGACCAACTCGTCATCGCCGGCGGCGTGAACTCGGCATCCACGTCGCCGCGGTCCCGGATGCAGGTGGACGGCGACTGGGTCGACTGGTTCCCGCCGACCCACCCGGACCGCCCCGACGCGCCCAACATGGACATGTCGATCACCGTCGGCTGGAACGCCGCCGTCAAGGCCGGCGTGACCCGCGAGGAGATGGACGCCTGGGCGCTGCGCTCGCACCGCAACGCCATCGCCGCCATCGACGAAGGCCGCTTCAAAGAGGAGATCGTCCCCATCGACACCCCACACGGGTTGTTCTCGGTCGACGAACACCCGCGACGCGACACCAGCATGGAGAAGCTGGCCGCGCTCAAGCCGCTGCACCCCGAAATCGAGGGCTTTTCCATCACCGCGGGCAACGCCTGCGGCGCCAACGACGGAGCCGCGGCGTTGACGATCGCCAGCGACCGACTCGGGCTGCCGGCGCTGGCCACCATCCGGTCCTGGGCGTCGGTCGGCGTCGACCCGGCGATCACCGGTTTGGCGCCGGTCGAGGCGATCCCGAAAGCTCTTGGCCGCGCTGGCCTTTCGGTCGCAGACGTGAACCTGTTTGAAATCAACGAGGCCTTCGCGGCGATGTGCGTGGCCACCATCAAGCTCCTCGACCTTGACCCCGAAAAGGTCAACGTCAGCGGCAGTGGCTGCTCGCTGGGGCATCCCGTCGCGGCGACCGGAGCCCGGATGCTCGTCACACTGGTGCACGAATTGCGCCGCCGCGGCGGCGGGATCGGCGTCGCGGCGATGTGCGCCGGCGGCGGGATGGGCTCGGCGACGGTGATCGAGGTCGCGGCTCCATAA
- a CDS encoding proline iminopeptidase-family hydrolase, whose translation MAEGRITVPGGEVWFERTGGGTGLPLLVIHGGPGLPHGYLRSLGRLATQREVIFWDQLGCGKSKCPPNHKLWTMDRSVAEVDAVVRALGLDRFHLFGNSWGGMLAQQYMLDATPSGVASLTISNSIASIPEFAKMVARLKSELDPATQAAIDRHEAAGTTYAPEYQAAIRTWNETYLCRVRPWPRELEDAFRGMGAEIFETMFGPSDFHIVGTIRDWDVFERLPEISSPTMLLAGRYDECVPEHMFAMHQRIAGSRFELFESSAHMPFIEEPDKFDAVMRDFLHRHDA comes from the coding sequence ATGGCTGAGGGAAGGATCACGGTCCCGGGCGGCGAAGTGTGGTTCGAACGGACCGGAGGCGGCACGGGTCTGCCGCTGCTCGTCATACACGGCGGCCCCGGCCTACCGCACGGCTACCTGCGGTCGCTGGGGCGCTTGGCCACGCAGCGCGAAGTCATCTTCTGGGATCAGCTGGGTTGCGGGAAATCCAAATGCCCGCCAAACCACAAGCTTTGGACGATGGATCGCTCGGTGGCCGAGGTGGACGCCGTGGTGCGGGCCCTGGGGCTGGATCGTTTCCATCTTTTCGGCAATTCCTGGGGTGGGATGTTGGCCCAGCAATACATGCTCGACGCGACCCCCTCGGGCGTCGCCAGCCTCACCATCTCGAACAGCATCGCGTCCATTCCGGAGTTCGCGAAGATGGTGGCGCGCTTGAAGTCCGAGCTGGATCCGGCCACCCAGGCGGCCATCGACCGGCATGAAGCCGCCGGCACCACCTATGCGCCCGAATACCAGGCCGCGATACGCACCTGGAACGAAACCTACCTGTGCCGGGTGCGACCCTGGCCACGTGAGCTCGAGGACGCGTTCAGAGGCATGGGTGCGGAAATCTTCGAGACGATGTTCGGCCCCAGCGATTTTCACATCGTCGGGACGATCCGGGATTGGGACGTGTTCGAGCGCCTGCCCGAAATCTCCTCGCCCACAATGCTGCTCGCGGGCCGCTACGACGAATGCGTGCCGGAACACATGTTTGCGATGCACCAGCGCATAGCGGGCTCCCGGTTCGAGCTGTTCGAGTCCAGCGCCCACATGCCGTTCATCGAAGAGCCGGACAAGTTCGACGCGGTGATGCGTGACTTCCTGCACCGCCACGACGCCTGA
- a CDS encoding enoyl-CoA hydratase/isomerase family protein, which translates to MYDMPTEIDVQADGALRIITLNRPESLNSVNDNLHVGLARLWQRLTDDPTARAAVITGAGRAFSAGGDFTYLEELANDAELRAKTIRDGREIVLGMARCRIPVVAAVNGPAVGLGCSLVALSDIVYIAEDAYLADPHVQVGLVAADGGPLTWPLHISLLLAKEFALTGTRIKAPRAVELGLANHVVADPVSEAIACAKKILELPQQAVESTKRVLNIHLERAVLASLDYALSAESQSFVTEDFRANVAKFNAAKKN; encoded by the coding sequence GTGTACGACATGCCTACCGAAATCGATGTCCAGGCCGACGGCGCGCTGCGCATCATCACCCTCAACCGGCCGGAGTCGCTCAACTCGGTCAACGACAACCTGCACGTCGGGCTCGCGCGGCTGTGGCAGCGGTTGACCGACGACCCCACCGCCCGCGCCGCGGTCATCACCGGCGCCGGCAGGGCATTCTCGGCCGGCGGCGATTTCACCTACCTGGAAGAGCTGGCGAACGACGCCGAGCTGCGCGCGAAAACCATCCGGGACGGGCGCGAGATCGTGCTGGGCATGGCACGGTGCCGAATTCCCGTGGTGGCGGCCGTCAATGGCCCCGCCGTCGGGCTGGGCTGCAGCCTGGTCGCGCTCAGCGACATCGTGTACATCGCCGAGGACGCCTATCTGGCCGACCCGCACGTGCAGGTGGGCCTGGTGGCCGCCGACGGCGGCCCGCTGACCTGGCCGCTGCACATCAGCCTGCTGCTGGCCAAGGAGTTCGCGCTGACCGGAACCCGCATCAAGGCGCCGCGCGCCGTCGAACTCGGACTGGCCAACCACGTGGTGGCCGACCCGGTCTCGGAGGCGATCGCCTGTGCGAAAAAGATTCTGGAACTGCCCCAGCAGGCGGTGGAGAGCACCAAGCGGGTGCTCAACATCCACCTGGAGCGCGCCGTGCTGGCCAGCCTGGACTACGCGCTGTCGGCCGAGAGCCAGTCCTTTGTCACCGAGGACTTCCGGGCCAACGTCGCGAAATTCAACGCGGCCAAGAAAAACTGA
- a CDS encoding class I SAM-dependent methyltransferase — translation MVAYDRIGATYRSTRRPDPRIASQVRDALATMGTVVNVGAGTGSYEPGQTVAAIEPSMVMIAQRPPGSAQCVQAVAEALPLRDKCVDAAMALLTVHHWGDLSAGIAELRRVSRHRIVIFTWDQAVIDDFWLLREYLPDAARINKALYVPIERLVELLGGAQVHTVPIPHDCTDGFGAAFWRRPEAYLDATVRAGISMLAYADEGALADGLGRLAADLRSRRWQRRHAELLEQQQLDAGYRLLISDCG, via the coding sequence ATGGTGGCCTACGACCGGATCGGTGCTACCTATCGCAGCACCCGCCGGCCCGACCCGCGGATCGCTTCGCAGGTGCGCGACGCGCTCGCCACGATGGGCACCGTCGTCAACGTCGGGGCGGGAACCGGTTCATACGAGCCGGGCCAGACCGTCGCCGCGATCGAGCCCAGCATGGTGATGATCGCCCAGCGCCCTCCCGGCTCGGCGCAGTGTGTCCAGGCCGTGGCGGAGGCATTGCCCCTGCGGGACAAGTGCGTTGACGCCGCAATGGCGTTGTTGACCGTGCATCATTGGGGCGATCTCTCCGCCGGGATCGCCGAGCTGCGCCGGGTCAGCCGCCACCGAATCGTGATATTCACCTGGGATCAAGCAGTGATCGACGACTTCTGGTTGCTGCGTGAGTATCTGCCCGACGCCGCTCGCATCAATAAGGCGCTGTACGTACCGATTGAACGACTGGTGGAGCTGCTGGGCGGCGCGCAGGTGCACACCGTACCGATACCGCATGACTGCACCGACGGATTCGGCGCCGCCTTTTGGCGCCGGCCCGAGGCCTACCTCGACGCCACCGTCCGCGCCGGCATCTCGATGCTGGCCTACGCCGATGAAGGCGCCTTGGCCGACGGGCTGGGCCGGCTCGCAGCCGACCTGCGCTCGAGACGATGGCAACGACGACACGCGGAACTCCTTGAACAACAACAGCTCGACGCCGGCTACCGCCTGCTCATCAGCGATTGCGGCTAA
- the meaB gene encoding methylmalonyl Co-A mutase-associated GTPase MeaB, with amino-acid sequence MIIAELIDRARNGSPRAAGRLLSLVEGEQRDEVLAAIGPAPERVGPVIGITGPPGAGKSTTVAALVGAYRARGCRVAVLAVDPSSPFSGGALLGDRIRMAAHINDSDVLIRSVATRGHLGGLAAAVPAAIRLVGAIGYDVVLLETVGVGQSEIEIAAVADPTVVILNPGAGDAVQAAKAGVLEVADIVAVNKADRDGAKQTVRDLRAETSAPIVSLIAAKGEGIDELMGVIEDHRRTDSRARRLARARAQILSLAQTRLRTQPDLDRLAEAVVDGDQDPYTAADRLLAPRTPQAD; translated from the coding sequence ATGATCATCGCTGAGCTGATCGACCGCGCGCGCAACGGATCTCCCCGCGCGGCGGGACGGCTGCTCAGCCTCGTCGAGGGGGAGCAGCGCGACGAGGTCCTGGCGGCGATCGGCCCCGCGCCCGAGCGCGTGGGGCCCGTCATCGGCATCACCGGGCCGCCGGGCGCGGGCAAGTCGACGACGGTCGCCGCCCTGGTCGGCGCCTACCGCGCGCGGGGTTGCCGGGTGGCGGTGCTGGCCGTGGACCCGTCGTCCCCGTTCAGCGGCGGCGCGCTCCTGGGGGATCGCATTCGAATGGCCGCGCATATCAACGACTCCGACGTCCTCATCCGCTCGGTGGCGACCCGGGGCCATCTCGGCGGGCTGGCGGCCGCGGTTCCGGCGGCCATCCGCCTGGTGGGGGCGATCGGCTACGACGTCGTCCTGCTCGAGACCGTCGGGGTGGGGCAGTCCGAGATCGAGATCGCCGCCGTCGCCGACCCGACCGTCGTCATTCTCAATCCCGGTGCGGGCGACGCCGTCCAGGCCGCCAAGGCCGGGGTGCTGGAGGTCGCCGACATCGTGGCGGTCAACAAGGCGGACCGGGACGGCGCCAAGCAGACGGTCCGAGACCTTCGGGCCGAGACCAGCGCCCCGATCGTGTCGTTGATCGCCGCCAAGGGCGAGGGCATCGACGAGCTCATGGGCGTCATCGAGGACCACCGCCGCACCGACAGCCGCGCCCGCCGGCTGGCCCGCGCCCGTGCACAGATCCTGTCGCTGGCCCAGACCCGGCTGCGGACCCAACCTGACCTCGACCGGCTCGCCGAGGCCGTCGTCGACGGCGATCAGGACCCCTACACGGCGGCCGACCGGCTGCTCGCGCCGCGCACACCTCAGGCGGACTGA
- a CDS encoding thiamine pyrophosphate-dependent enzyme, whose amino-acid sequence MTHTPALPTVSGHDDRLEPYRRMWVLRLLDMALEEARGDGLVDEAVRMEFGQEAVAVGTAAALRPGDIVNATAPHIRHAQHVGLALPLGPVIAETIGKARGASRKTGAADWKQALANESVLGQSTLFALGDANAQRMTGEGKVTLCVVGGRDAHSVEFTTAAKIAVTWRLPVVFVVENIRGGPDARRRAYETDGMPMLSVDGRDVAAVSASVAEAVQRASAGGGPTLVEAITYRTNHPVAMDPLVFARRQLIAEGVDADRLYEVERGARHLVAEAIASAKALVGAEAERAPNPWSAAS is encoded by the coding sequence ATGACTCACACACCTGCGCTGCCGACAGTGTCTGGGCACGACGACCGGCTGGAGCCGTATCGCCGGATGTGGGTCTTGCGGCTGCTCGACATGGCGCTGGAAGAGGCACGCGGCGACGGCCTGGTCGACGAGGCCGTGCGGATGGAATTCGGGCAAGAGGCGGTGGCCGTCGGCACGGCTGCGGCGCTTCGCCCCGGTGACATCGTCAATGCCACCGCGCCGCATATCCGGCACGCCCAGCACGTCGGCCTGGCCCTGCCACTGGGTCCGGTCATCGCCGAGACGATCGGCAAAGCCCGCGGCGCGTCGCGCAAAACCGGCGCTGCCGATTGGAAGCAAGCGCTGGCCAACGAAAGCGTTCTGGGGCAGTCGACCCTGTTCGCCCTCGGCGACGCCAACGCGCAGCGGATGACCGGCGAAGGCAAGGTCACGCTGTGTGTCGTCGGCGGTCGTGACGCGCACTCCGTCGAATTCACCACGGCCGCAAAGATCGCCGTGACCTGGCGGCTGCCGGTGGTGTTCGTCGTGGAGAACATCCGTGGCGGGCCCGATGCGCGCCGCCGCGCCTATGAGACCGACGGGATGCCCATGCTGTCGGTCGACGGGAGGGACGTCGCCGCCGTGAGCGCCTCGGTCGCCGAAGCGGTGCAACGGGCGAGTGCCGGCGGTGGGCCCACCCTCGTCGAGGCGATCACCTACCGGACCAATCACCCCGTGGCGATGGATCCGCTGGTGTTTGCGCGACGGCAGCTGATTGCCGAGGGCGTCGACGCCGACCGGCTCTACGAGGTGGAACGCGGCGCCCGCCACCTGGTGGCCGAGGCGATCGCGTCCGCAAAAGCGTTGGTGGGGGCCGAGGCTGAGCGGGCGCCAAACCCCTGGTCGGCGGCTAGTTGA
- a CDS encoding phenolic acid decarboxylase yields MTSVANPIPPQDFSGIVGHRFIYTYANGWQYEMYVKNATTIDYRIHSGHVGGRWVKGQEVNLVQLDDDSFKISWTEPTGTCVAVNVLPSKRRIHGVIFFPQWIRVHGERTVCYQNEHLDEMRAYRDQGPTYPIYEVPEFAYITLFEYVGTDDESVIDTGPDRLPPGWSDRTN; encoded by the coding sequence ATGACCAGCGTCGCAAACCCGATTCCACCGCAAGACTTTTCGGGAATCGTCGGGCACCGCTTTATCTACACCTACGCCAACGGATGGCAGTACGAGATGTACGTCAAGAACGCCACCACAATCGACTACCGCATTCACTCCGGGCATGTCGGTGGCCGCTGGGTCAAGGGCCAGGAGGTCAACCTCGTCCAGCTCGACGACGACAGTTTCAAGATCTCCTGGACCGAACCCACCGGAACCTGTGTGGCGGTCAACGTTCTGCCGTCCAAGCGGCGCATCCACGGCGTCATCTTCTTCCCCCAGTGGATCCGCGTGCACGGCGAGCGCACTGTCTGTTACCAGAATGAACACCTTGATGAGATGCGGGCCTACCGAGATCAAGGCCCGACCTACCCGATCTACGAAGTCCCCGAATTCGCCTACATCACCCTGTTCGAATACGTCGGAACCGACGACGAGAGCGTCATCGACACCGGCCCCGACCGCCTCCCGCCGGGATGGTCCGACCGCACCAACTGA
- a CDS encoding acyl-CoA dehydrogenase family protein — translation MDVRLTTEQQQLRDAAAKLADDLGPATVQDLDDQNRITRLDKQIESTGWRSLRSDGASGVEVAIVAEELGRRLVDTPFLGPVLADDLARHIGEDASGTTVAVDDRVIDARGARRALALSGGSVSAVDVKALTDGVDLTRAEATIVGSPVALGEVSPEAAEQWRALALVTTTADLVGVARGAHAVACDYAKIREQYGKQIGSYQAIAHLLAESLALIEGSVSVLRHAAWAVDELAPAEAIRAAQIAKVYCARATRTVCETAIQVHGGIGNTWECVAHVYLRRALTSTELWPVALKEIDLGLS, via the coding sequence ATGGATGTACGTCTGACAACTGAACAACAGCAATTACGCGACGCCGCCGCCAAGCTGGCCGACGATCTGGGACCGGCAACGGTCCAGGATCTCGACGACCAGAACCGAATCACGCGCCTGGACAAGCAGATCGAGTCCACGGGCTGGCGCTCGTTGCGCTCCGATGGGGCCTCCGGCGTCGAAGTGGCCATCGTGGCAGAGGAATTGGGGCGTCGTCTGGTTGACACGCCGTTTCTCGGCCCGGTGCTTGCCGACGATCTCGCCCGTCACATCGGCGAAGACGCCTCGGGGACAACGGTCGCGGTCGACGATCGGGTGATCGACGCTCGCGGCGCGCGGCGTGCGTTAGCGCTCTCGGGCGGGTCGGTCTCGGCCGTCGATGTCAAGGCGTTGACCGATGGCGTCGACCTCACGCGGGCCGAGGCGACGATCGTGGGTTCGCCGGTGGCGCTGGGCGAGGTGTCCCCTGAGGCTGCCGAGCAGTGGCGGGCACTGGCTCTGGTCACGACGACGGCAGACCTGGTCGGCGTCGCGCGCGGCGCGCACGCCGTCGCCTGCGACTACGCCAAGATCCGCGAACAATACGGCAAGCAGATCGGGTCGTATCAAGCCATCGCGCATCTGCTGGCCGAAAGCCTTGCGCTGATTGAAGGTTCGGTCAGCGTGTTGCGCCACGCCGCGTGGGCCGTCGACGAGTTGGCACCCGCCGAAGCCATTCGGGCCGCCCAGATCGCCAAGGTCTATTGCGCGCGCGCCACCCGAACCGTCTGTGAGACGGCCATTCAGGTGCACGGCGGCATCGGCAACACCTGGGAATGCGTGGCGCACGTCTACCTGCGCCGCGCCCTGACCTCGACCGAGCTGTGGCCGGTCGCGTTGAAGGAGATCGATCTTGGACTTTCGTGA
- a CDS encoding response regulator, translated as MVGATAPETVRVVVADDHPLFREGVVRALSSSGSVNVVAEAEDGSAALELIKVHEPDVALLDYRMPGMDGAQVAAAVRTQGLATRVLLISAHDESAIVYQALQQGAAGFVLKDSTRGEIVKAVLDCALGRDVVAPALVGGLAAEIRQRAEPSAPVLSAREREVLNRIARGQSIPTIAGELYVAPSTVKTHVQRLYEKLGVSDRAAAVAEAMRQGLLN; from the coding sequence ATGGTTGGCGCGACTGCCCCCGAAACGGTGCGGGTGGTCGTCGCCGATGACCATCCGCTCTTTCGTGAGGGCGTGGTGCGCGCACTGTCGTCGAGCGGCTCGGTCAACGTCGTCGCCGAGGCGGAAGACGGCTCTGCGGCACTGGAATTGATCAAGGTGCACGAACCCGACGTCGCGCTGCTCGACTACCGGATGCCGGGCATGGACGGCGCGCAAGTGGCGGCGGCAGTGCGAACCCAGGGTTTGGCCACCCGAGTGTTGCTGATCTCGGCGCACGACGAGTCGGCGATCGTGTATCAGGCGCTGCAGCAGGGGGCCGCCGGGTTCGTGCTGAAGGACTCGACGCGCGGCGAGATCGTCAAAGCCGTCCTCGACTGCGCGCTGGGCCGCGACGTCGTGGCCCCCGCACTCGTCGGCGGCCTCGCCGCAGAAATCCGCCAGCGCGCGGAACCGTCGGCGCCCGTGCTGAGTGCGCGAGAGCGCGAGGTGCTCAACCGAATCGCGCGCGGTCAAAGCATCCCGACGATCGCGGGCGAGCTCTACGTGGCCCCGTCGACGGTCAAAACGCATGTGCAGCGCCTCTACGAGAAGCTCGGCGTCAGCGATCGCGCGGCCGCGGTCGCCGAGGCGATGCGACAAGGTCTGCTCAACTAG
- a CDS encoding CTP synthase C-terminal region-related (seleno)protein has product MTEPLSITVVGDFDSSYGPHIATNRAISHSATLLGLHASITWLATESLEADLRPIVAADALWCAPGSPYRSLRGALAALRFGRENHVPTLGTCGGYQHIVLEFARNVLGFKDAEHAEYDPYGSVLFISSLTCSLAGRTMPVNLQPGSLAAQCYGKRRIYENYYCNFGLNETYRPALEAAGLRVTGVDDHEEARVLELADHPYYIATLFVPQSRSTVEEPHPLVTQLLSAAARKRAAQHGQRRAGLRRAIPQ; this is encoded by the coding sequence ATGACCGAGCCGTTAAGCATTACGGTGGTTGGCGACTTCGACAGTTCCTATGGTCCTCATATCGCGACCAACAGGGCGATAAGCCACTCAGCGACATTGCTGGGTCTGCACGCCTCGATTACATGGCTGGCAACCGAATCGCTGGAAGCCGACCTCCGGCCGATCGTTGCCGCCGATGCGCTGTGGTGTGCTCCCGGTAGTCCATACCGCAGTTTGCGCGGAGCCCTTGCTGCTTTACGTTTTGGGCGCGAAAACCATGTGCCAACGTTGGGTACCTGTGGCGGATACCAGCACATCGTTCTTGAATTTGCCCGCAATGTCCTCGGCTTCAAAGATGCGGAGCACGCCGAATACGATCCGTACGGATCGGTGTTGTTCATCTCTTCATTGACGTGTTCCCTGGCGGGCCGAACCATGCCGGTCAACCTCCAGCCTGGATCACTGGCTGCGCAGTGCTATGGGAAGCGACGGATTTATGAAAATTACTATTGCAACTTCGGATTGAATGAAACCTATCGACCAGCGCTGGAAGCAGCCGGATTGCGCGTCACCGGAGTCGACGACCACGAGGAAGCTCGCGTCCTGGAGTTAGCGGACCACCCGTACTACATCGCCACGTTGTTCGTTCCGCAGAGTCGCTCCACCGTCGAGGAACCTCATCCGCTCGTGACACAACTGTTGTCCGCGGCCGCCCGTAAACGCGCCGCGCAGCATGGTCAGCGACGAGCTGGGCTACGACGAGCGATCCCCCAGTAA
- a CDS encoding acyl-CoA dehydrogenase family protein codes for MDFRDSPDEAAFRERLRTWLSAHAKEFSDTGDEYWARMADWHRALYDNGFFGLSWPREWGGQDLAPVYDVIVDEELVRAGAPPRPSVGYLVYGIGEHANDEVRKRFLPGIINGSERWCQGFSEPGAGSDLASLTTTARLEGDKYVVNGHKIWTSYSDVADWCLLLARTDPAAKRHRGLSAFVLEMKQPGVQQRPLQMINGVTNEFGQVFFDDATVPADRMVGAPGDGWAVAMTVVGHEREPSTLGYAARYGKLVRELLSRNDGDVPEELAWAAVQSDMLTHHVRRRLSEQLDGVSHGSEGSLDKLLMTWVEQSVGHAALAVAGTRDPDLLSAYLYSRAQSVMGGTSQIQKNIIASRILGL; via the coding sequence TTGGACTTTCGTGACTCACCCGACGAGGCCGCCTTCCGGGAGCGGCTGCGCACCTGGCTTTCGGCGCACGCCAAGGAGTTCTCCGACACCGGGGACGAGTATTGGGCGCGCATGGCCGACTGGCATCGCGCCCTGTACGACAACGGCTTTTTCGGCCTGTCCTGGCCCCGCGAGTGGGGCGGGCAGGACCTGGCGCCGGTCTACGACGTCATCGTCGACGAGGAGCTGGTGCGCGCGGGCGCACCGCCGCGACCCAGCGTCGGCTATCTGGTGTACGGCATCGGCGAGCACGCCAACGACGAGGTGCGCAAGCGCTTCCTGCCCGGCATCATCAACGGCAGCGAGCGGTGGTGCCAGGGCTTCAGCGAGCCGGGCGCCGGTTCGGATCTGGCCTCGCTGACCACCACCGCCCGCCTCGAGGGCGACAAGTACGTGGTGAACGGGCACAAGATCTGGACCAGCTATTCCGACGTGGCCGACTGGTGCCTGCTGCTCGCGCGCACCGATCCCGCGGCCAAGCGTCACCGCGGCCTGTCGGCGTTCGTCCTGGAGATGAAACAGCCTGGCGTGCAACAGCGCCCGCTGCAGATGATCAACGGCGTGACCAACGAATTCGGCCAGGTGTTCTTCGACGATGCCACGGTCCCGGCGGACCGGATGGTCGGTGCTCCCGGGGACGGCTGGGCGGTGGCCATGACCGTCGTCGGGCACGAACGCGAGCCCTCCACACTGGGATACGCCGCCCGCTACGGCAAGCTCGTCCGAGAGTTGTTGTCGCGGAACGACGGTGACGTGCCCGAGGAGCTGGCGTGGGCCGCGGTCCAGTCGGACATGCTGACCCATCACGTGCGGCGGCGGTTGTCCGAACAGCTCGACGGGGTTTCGCACGGCTCGGAAGGCTCGCTGGACAAGCTGCTGATGACCTGGGTGGAACAATCCGTCGGGCACGCCGCCCTGGCCGTCGCGGGCACGCGTGATCCCGATCTGCTCAGCGCCTACCTGTACAGCCGGGCGCAGAGCGTCATGGGCGGGACATCACAAATACAGAAGAACATCATCGCCTCACGAATCTTGGGATTGTAG
- a CDS encoding sensor histidine kinase, whose amino-acid sequence MAGAGDAELERVRTIHQLRSYRIGSVLRIGVVGLMVAAMIIGTDRHEWPQESVLIVLYACVAACAAALAFAPFRRWIGMGRLVAIGRLEPFAFTVIDIVALTVFQLLSTDGVYPLLIMAMLPVLLGLDVSSRRAAVVLIFSMLGFAIAVLQDPVMTSAVRLPEAGFRFLLYAFLCCAAFLVVRIEERHTRSVAGLSALREELLAQTMTASDEAARRISEFIHDGPLQDILAVRQELDELDTAFPGDERIVRASAGLQQASERLRQATFELHPAVLEQVGLGAAVQQLAEFTAERSGIEIATDIDYSARNAIDPVVFAMVRELLSNVVRHSAARNASVRLGITDGTCVLHVVDDGVGFSPETVTHRLGEGHIGLASHRARVEAAGGATVFFDVPVGTHVCVEVPLKD is encoded by the coding sequence GTGGCAGGGGCCGGTGACGCGGAACTGGAACGGGTGCGCACGATTCATCAATTGCGCTCGTATCGAATCGGCTCGGTGCTTCGGATCGGTGTCGTGGGACTGATGGTCGCGGCCATGATCATCGGCACCGACCGGCACGAGTGGCCGCAAGAAAGCGTGCTGATCGTCCTGTACGCCTGCGTCGCGGCCTGCGCCGCGGCGTTGGCCTTCGCGCCTTTCCGGCGATGGATCGGGATGGGCCGATTGGTCGCGATTGGGCGACTGGAGCCGTTCGCGTTCACCGTCATCGACATCGTCGCACTGACGGTCTTTCAGCTGCTGTCCACCGACGGGGTCTACCCGCTGCTGATCATGGCCATGTTGCCGGTCCTGCTGGGGCTCGATGTCTCTTCGCGCCGCGCGGCGGTGGTGCTCATCTTCTCCATGCTCGGGTTCGCGATCGCCGTGCTGCAAGACCCGGTGATGACGAGCGCGGTCCGATTGCCGGAGGCGGGATTTCGGTTCCTGCTCTATGCGTTCCTGTGCTGCGCGGCCTTCCTGGTGGTGCGGATCGAGGAGCGGCATACGCGCTCGGTGGCCGGGCTGAGCGCCTTACGGGAGGAACTGCTTGCCCAGACGATGACCGCCTCGGACGAGGCGGCGCGCCGGATCTCGGAGTTCATTCACGACGGACCGCTGCAAGACATCCTGGCGGTGCGCCAAGAGCTGGACGAACTGGATACCGCATTCCCGGGCGATGAGCGCATCGTGCGGGCATCGGCCGGACTGCAGCAGGCCTCGGAACGACTGCGGCAGGCCACGTTTGAGCTCCATCCGGCGGTTCTCGAGCAGGTCGGGCTCGGCGCCGCGGTCCAGCAGCTTGCGGAGTTCACCGCCGAGCGCTCGGGCATCGAGATCGCCACGGACATCGACTATTCGGCGCGCAATGCCATCGATCCCGTGGTGTTCGCGATGGTGCGTGAGTTGCTGTCCAACGTCGTGCGACATTCCGCGGCGCGCAACGCGTCGGTCAGGCTCGGGATCACCGATGGGACCTGCGTTTTGCATGTGGTCGACGACGGCGTCGGGTTCAGCCCCGAGACCGTCACGCATCGCCTGGGGGAGGGGCACATCGGCCTGGCGTCACACCGCGCCAGGGTGGAGGCCGCCGGGGGAGCAACGGTCTTTTTCGATGTCCCGGTGGGCACGCACGTCTGCGTCGAAGTGCCGCTGAAGGACTGA